Proteins encoded by one window of Clostridium cagae:
- a CDS encoding putative DNA-binding protein, whose amino-acid sequence MEDRVEISMLMDFYSSLLTEKQRSVMALYYDDDLSLAEIAELNKTSRQAIHDLIKRCDKQLLSYESKLNLLQKSMRKEKYIMNFLEELKEKYSVSDKDYLMFKEKLENL is encoded by the coding sequence ATGGAAGACCGAGTTGAAATTTCAATGTTAATGGATTTTTATAGTTCATTATTAACAGAGAAACAACGTAGCGTTATGGCATTATATTATGATGATGATTTGTCATTAGCTGAAATAGCAGAATTAAATAAAACAAGTCGTCAAGCAATTCATGATTTAATAAAAAGATGCGATAAACAGCTTCTATCATATGAAAGTAAGCTTAACTTACTTCAAAAGAGTATGAGAAAAGAAAAATATATTATGAATTTTTTAGAAGAACTAAAAGAGAAGTATTCTGTTAGTGATAAAGATTACTTAATGTTTAAAGAAAAACTAGAAAATTTATAG
- the ftsY gene encoding signal recognition particle-docking protein FtsY — translation MFGNLFNKLKDGLTKTRDGLTDKINEALKIAITIDEDLYEELEEILITSDIGMDTTMDIIERLRKKIRKEKINDPQDVKPALKEVIKEILLEGNYEEVDDEKKVMLVIGVNGVGKTTSIGKLAAKNKRAGKKVLLIAADTFRAAAIDQLEVWSRRAEVDLIKHQEGSDPAAVVFDAIEASKARNTDLLICDTAGRLHNKKNLMNELEKINRIIDRELDGVKKETLLVLDATTGQNAVIQAKQFMEVCPIDGIILTKLDGTAKGGVVISIKQSLNIPVRYIGVGEGIDDLQEFDAEGFAEAII, via the coding sequence TTGTTTGGAAATTTATTTAATAAACTAAAAGATGGATTAACTAAGACAAGAGATGGGTTAACGGATAAAATAAATGAAGCTTTAAAAATAGCAATAACAATAGACGAAGATTTATATGAAGAATTAGAGGAAATATTAATAACATCTGATATAGGTATGGATACTACCATGGATATTATTGAAAGATTAAGAAAAAAAATTCGTAAAGAAAAAATTAATGATCCTCAAGATGTGAAACCGGCATTAAAAGAAGTCATAAAGGAAATATTACTAGAAGGTAATTATGAAGAGGTTGATGATGAAAAGAAAGTAATGCTTGTAATTGGAGTTAATGGAGTTGGAAAAACTACATCTATTGGTAAGCTTGCAGCAAAAAATAAGAGGGCTGGTAAAAAAGTATTACTTATTGCAGCAGATACATTTAGAGCAGCAGCCATAGATCAATTAGAAGTATGGAGTAGAAGAGCAGAAGTTGACCTAATAAAGCATCAAGAAGGATCAGATCCTGCAGCGGTTGTATTTGATGCTATAGAAGCATCTAAGGCAAGAAATACTGACTTATTAATATGTGATACAGCGGGAAGACTTCATAATAAGAAAAATTTAATGAATGAATTAGAAAAAATTAATAGAATTATTGATAGAGAGTTAGATGGAGTTAAAAAAGAAACTTTATTAGTATTAGATGCTACAACAGGTCAAAATGCAGTAATACAAGCAAAACAATTTATGGAGGTATGTCCTATTGATGGAATAATACTAACTAAATTAGATGGCACTGCAAAGGGAGGAGTTGTAATTTCAATAAAACAAAGTTTAAATATACCCGTTAGATATATTGGTGTTGGAGAAGGTATTGATGATCTTCAAGAATTTGATGCTGAAGGTTTTGCAGAGGCAATAATTTAA